A window of the Vigna angularis cultivar LongXiaoDou No.4 chromosome 3, ASM1680809v1, whole genome shotgun sequence genome harbors these coding sequences:
- the LOC108325580 gene encoding probable L-type lectin-domain containing receptor kinase S.5, protein MHLPWLVKYQYAATLFFVTIALTKVSCFQFNFPFFPDDSNLWLSKSSSILFDAIIVTPDIIDPIDHYSGRVFYIKPYQLWKEKNNQNQIASFNTTFVLHITPETTPGGEGLAFILTSDRTIPENSDGQWLGIVNATSNGTSQPGIVAVEFDTRHSFKEDGPDNHVGININSINSIQQVSLMNNRLNLSSGQDVKIHIQYINDTISVFGAMSGTSEESMETLLVSPPLNLSSFLQKEVYIGFSASTSNYTQRNSVRSWEFSGDDIRDDDKSLLWVYVAVPVVIVLIIIGGLVILFLRRQKIRHMEGPEDAYPRIEDQIKYSSMSPKKFRLMELTKATGGFSLQNKLGQGGFGTVYKGLLENKEVAVKRVSKNSRQGKQEFLAEVTTIGSLHHRNLVKLTGWCYENRELLLVYEFMPNGSLDKYLFGDKDCGDNYNFKTLDWETRRRVINGVAQALDYLHDGCEKRVLHRDIKASNIMLDSDYNAKLGDFGLARTIQKRNETHHSTKEIAGTPGYMAPETFLIGRATVETDVYAFGVLVLEVVCGKRPGNVYAQDEYKNSIVYRVWDLYGKGKVVGAVDARLKKEEIVEEEVDCVLVLGLACCHPNPHKRPSMRTVLQVLNGEAPPPEVPKERPVFMWPAMPPSFKDAEDSSLIQGTLTPFTEITGR, encoded by the coding sequence ATGCACCTCCCTTGGTTAGTCAAATATCAATATGCAGCTACACTCTTCTTCGTTACCATTGCCCTCACCAAAGTTTCCTGTTTTCagttcaacttccctttcttccCAGATGACTCTAATCTATGGCTGAGCAAGAGTTCAAGTATATTATTTGATGCAATCATAGTCACCCCTGATATTATAGATCCCATAGATCATTATTCTGGACGTGTTTTCTACATAAAGCCATACCAGCTTTGGAAAGAGAAGAACAACCAAAACCAAATAGCTTCCTTCAACACCACTTTTGTGCTCCACATAACTCCAGAAACTACCCCTGGTGGTGAAGGCTTGGCCTTTATCTTAACTTCAGATAGGACTATCCCAGAAAACAGTGATGGACAATGGCTTGGTATTGTAAATGCTACTTCCAATGGAACTTCACAGCCTGGTATTGTAGCGGTGGAGTTTGACACAAGACACAGTTTCAAAGAAGATGGCCCTGACAATCACGTTGGCATCAACATAAACAGCATCAACTCCATCCAACAGGTTTCGTTAATGAACAATCGGCTCAATCTATCTTCAGGTCAAGATGTCAAAATTCACATTCAATACATTAATGACACAATATCAGTTTTTGGTGCCATGAGTGGAACTTCTGAAGAATCCATGGAGACCCTCTTGGTATCTCCACCTCTTAATTTGTCTTCCTTTCTTCAAAAGGAGGTTTACATTGGTTTCTCGGCCTCAACAAGTAACTACACGCAGCGGAACAGTGTCAGATCGTGGGAATTCAGTGGGGATGATATAAGAGATGATGACAAAAGTCTCTTGTGGGTTTATGTTGCCGTTCCAGTCGTGATTGTTTTAATTATCATTGGTGGGTTGGTGATTTTGTTCTTGCGCCGGCAAAAGATTCGCCATATGGAGGGGCCAGAAGATGCATATCCAAGGATAGAGGATCAGATTAAATATTCCTCTATGTCTCCAAAGAAGTTTAGGCTAATGGAACTAACGAAAGCAACTGGTGGATTCAGCCTTCAAAACAAGCTTGGACAAGGCGGGTTTGGAACTGTGTATAAGGGGCTACTGGAAAATAAAGAGGTAGCTGTAAAGAGAGTTTCCAAAAACTCACGCCAAGGGAAGCAAGAGTTTTTAGCAGAAGTGACAACAATCGGAAGCCTTCACCATAGAAATTTGGTGAAACTCACTGGTTGGTGCTATGAGAATAGAGAGCTTCTCCTTGTGTACGAGTTCATGCCTAATGGAAGCCTAGACAAGTACCTCTTTGGTGACAAAGATTGTGGTGataattataactttaaaaCACTGGACTGGGAAACTAGGCGAAGAGTGATTAATGGGGTGGCTCAAGCACTTGACTACCTTCACGATGGGTGTGAGAAGAGGGTTCTCCACAGAGACATCAAGGCCAGCAACATAATGCTGGACTCAGATTACAATGCCAAGCTGGGAGACTTTGGATTGGCTAGAACAATTCAGAAGAGAAATGAAACGCATCACTCTACAAAAGAGATTGCAGGCACACCCGGGTACATGGCCCCAGAAACGTTTCTCATTGGGAGGGCAACGGTGGAGACAGATGTGTATGCATTTGGGGTTCTTGTGTTGGAAGTAGTGTGTGGAAAGAGGCCAGGGAATGTGTATGCACAAGATGAGTACAAGAACAGCATTGTGTATAGGGTATGGGATTTGTATGGGAAGGGAAAAGTAGTTGGTGCTGTTGATGCAAGGTTGAAGAAGGAAGAGATTGTGGAGGAAGAGGTGGACTGTGTTCTTGTTCTTGGTTTGGCTTGCTGCCATCCAAATCCACACAAAAGACCATCAATGAGAACAGTTCTTCAGGTTCTGAATGGAGAAGCACCTCCACCTGAAGTGCCTAAGGAAAGACCAGTTTTTATGTGGCCTGCTATGCCTCCATCCTTCAAAGATGCTGAAGATAGCTCCCTCATCCAGGGAACTCTCACTCCTTTCACTGAAATCACTGGAAGATGA